The following are from one region of the Candidatus Denitrolinea symbiosum genome:
- a CDS encoding hydroxyproline-2-epimerase: MKRIPFLDSHTGGEPTRLVLSLPFDLGAGSVADRLSALRARHDDLRRAVLLEPRGSDVLVGAYLVPPADPTCQFGVIFFNNVGYLGMCGHGTIGLIASLSYLDKVQPGVIRVETPVGVVEATLHDSSLRGASDSERRSNPLADEEIASPSARNDEYPNKVSVRNVPAYRHLAHVPIEIDGRIIHGDVAWGGNWFFLVHDHGLEVDMSNLEALTDFAWCVRERLSAGSVTGAGGAEIDHVELFASTPDADSRSFVLCPGKAYDRSPCGTGTSAKLACLYSDGKLKAGQTWRQQSVVGSVFEGSVQLDGEKIVPTITGEAWVMSEGTLLVDERDPFGRGI, encoded by the coding sequence ATGAAACGTATTCCATTCCTCGACTCTCACACCGGCGGCGAACCGACCCGCCTCGTCCTCTCGCTTCCCTTCGACCTCGGAGCGGGTTCCGTGGCCGATAGGTTATCCGCGCTGAGAGCGCGTCACGACGACCTGCGCCGCGCCGTACTCCTCGAACCGCGCGGCTCGGACGTGCTGGTCGGCGCGTACCTCGTCCCGCCCGCCGACCCGACCTGCCAGTTCGGCGTCATCTTCTTTAATAACGTCGGCTACCTCGGCATGTGCGGACACGGGACGATCGGCCTGATCGCCTCGCTGTCTTATCTGGACAAGGTTCAGCCTGGCGTGATTCGCGTGGAGACTCCCGTTGGGGTTGTCGAAGCGACTCTGCATGATTCGTCGTTGCGAGGAGCGAGCGACAGCGAGCGCCGAAGCAATCCCCTCGCCGATGAGGAGATTGCTTCGCCTTCGGCTCGCAATGACGAATATCCAAACAAAGTCTCTGTCCGCAACGTCCCCGCCTACCGTCACCTCGCGCATGTCCCCATCGAAATAGACGGCAGGATCATCCACGGCGACGTGGCCTGGGGCGGCAACTGGTTCTTCCTCGTCCACGATCACGGCCTGGAGGTGGACATGTCGAACCTGGAAGCGCTGACCGACTTCGCGTGGTGCGTCCGCGAGCGGTTGAGCGCGGGAAGCGTCACCGGCGCGGGCGGCGCGGAGATTGACCACGTGGAGTTGTTCGCGTCCACGCCCGACGCGGACAGCAGGAGTTTCGTCCTCTGCCCCGGCAAAGCCTACGACCGCTCCCCGTGTGGGACCGGCACGAGCGCAAAACTCGCCTGTTTGTACTCCGACGGGAAATTGAAGGCCGGCCAGACCTGGCGGCAGCAAAGCGTCGTCGGCAGCGTCTTCGAGGGGAGCGTCCAACTTGACGGCGAAAAGATCGTCCCGACCATTACCGGCGAGGCGTGGGTCATGTCTGAGGGGACGCTGCTGGTGGACGAGCGCGACCCGTTTGGGAGAGGGATCTGA
- a CDS encoding 4-hydroxy-tetrahydrodipicolinate synthase yields the protein MRLQGIYAPIVTPFHADESINYPVLEQLIEYLIQNKISDLVPGGTTGEVYALNDQERLDIFQFVKDKVNDRVALIAGTNSGATRDVIRYSQAAERMGYDALMVAVPPYSRPSQRELLAHYEAVARAVKIPIVLYNFPWRAGTEVGFDVMDGLTQYDHVIGIKEASSDMSRVYAMRARYGDRYQIVCGSDDQALDYFLWGATAWIGGAASCAPRQHADVLEAALAGDFVTARARMDKLMPLLRSVESGSYLQKVKLGCELLGIPVGAPRLPLLPLADEDRAEFEKIFKSI from the coding sequence ATGCGCCTACAAGGAATCTATGCCCCCATCGTCACCCCCTTCCACGCGGACGAATCCATCAACTACCCTGTCCTCGAACAACTCATCGAATATCTTATCCAGAATAAAATCAGCGACCTCGTCCCCGGCGGGACCACGGGCGAGGTCTACGCCCTCAACGATCAGGAACGGCTGGACATCTTCCAATTCGTCAAGGACAAGGTCAACGACCGCGTCGCGCTCATCGCCGGGACGAACAGCGGCGCGACCCGCGATGTGATCCGCTATTCGCAGGCCGCCGAGCGGATGGGCTACGACGCGCTGATGGTCGCCGTCCCGCCGTACTCGCGTCCCAGCCAGCGCGAACTGCTGGCGCACTACGAAGCCGTCGCGCGCGCCGTCAAAATTCCCATCGTGCTTTACAACTTCCCCTGGCGCGCCGGGACGGAAGTCGGCTTCGACGTGATGGACGGCCTGACCCAATACGACCACGTCATCGGCATCAAGGAAGCCTCCAGCGACATGTCGCGCGTCTACGCCATGCGCGCCCGCTACGGCGACCGCTACCAGATCGTCTGCGGCTCCGACGACCAGGCCCTCGACTACTTCCTCTGGGGCGCGACCGCGTGGATCGGCGGCGCGGCCTCCTGCGCGCCGCGTCAACATGCCGACGTCCTCGAAGCCGCCCTCGCCGGGGATTTCGTCACCGCCCGCGCCCGCATGGACAAACTCATGCCCCTCCTCCGCAGCGTGGAAAGCGGCAGTTATCTGCAAAAAGTAAAACTCGGTTGCGAACTGCTCGGCATCCCCGTCGGCGCTCCCCGCCTGCCCCTGCTCCCTCTCGCCGACGAAGACCGCGCCGAATTCGAGAAGATCTTTAAGAGCATTTAA
- a CDS encoding tRNA (N(6)-L-threonylcarbamoyladenosine(37)-C(2))-methylthiotransferase MtaB: MRIYLDTIGCRLNQSEIEMMAREFRAAGHEIVASARDADLAVVNTCAVTSDAAADSRQLIRRIARAGVEQIVPTGCWVTLQPKEAASLPNVLKTVSNSKKENLVEGWKPEGGKQRAESGEQKAEFDVEPLSRQPLPGLHRRTRAFIKVQDGCDNACTFCVTTVARGAGRSRPLADVIQDIQFALAGGTKEIVLTGVHLGSWGQEWGRRLRDLVAAILDQTETPRLRLSSLEPWDLDADFFSLWEDSRLLPHLHLPLQSGSASTLRRMARKTTPDSFRELVAAARTVIPDAAITTDVIAGFPGETDAEFAETLDFVREMDFAGGHVFTYSPRPGTAAAKMKGQIRPEVRKKRNAILREALEASSKAYRRRFVGRKMSVLWESVVELDEWGWQMEGLTGNYLRVRAASPSPRWNEVDEVELTEAAEAGMGGVIGD, from the coding sequence ATGAGAATCTACCTCGACACCATCGGCTGCCGACTTAACCAAAGCGAGATCGAAATGATGGCGCGGGAATTCCGCGCGGCGGGACACGAGATCGTCGCCTCGGCGCGGGACGCGGACCTGGCCGTCGTCAACACCTGCGCGGTCACCTCGGACGCGGCCGCGGACTCGCGTCAACTCATCCGCCGCATCGCGCGCGCGGGCGTGGAACAGATCGTCCCGACGGGCTGCTGGGTCACGCTCCAGCCGAAGGAGGCCGCGTCGCTGCCGAATGTCCTGAAGACTGTAAGCAATTCTAAAAAGGAAAATTTGGTTGAGGGGTGGAAGCCAGAAGGCGGAAAGCAGAGAGCAGAGAGCGGAGAGCAGAAGGCAGAGTTTGATGTGGAGCCTCTGTCGCGCCAGCCGCTGCCTGGATTACATCGTAGAACACGGGCATTCATCAAAGTACAGGACGGCTGCGACAACGCCTGCACGTTCTGCGTCACAACCGTGGCGCGCGGGGCTGGCAGGTCGCGTCCGCTGGCGGATGTGATTCAGGATATTCAATTCGCGCTGGCGGGCGGGACGAAGGAGATCGTGCTGACGGGCGTCCACCTCGGCTCGTGGGGACAGGAATGGGGACGCCGCCTGCGCGACCTCGTCGCCGCGATCCTCGACCAGACGGAGACGCCGCGCCTGCGTCTCTCCTCGCTCGAACCGTGGGACCTCGACGCGGACTTTTTCTCGCTCTGGGAAGACTCCCGCCTCCTGCCGCACCTGCACCTGCCGCTCCAATCGGGGAGCGCGTCCACGCTGCGGCGGATGGCGCGCAAGACCACGCCCGACTCGTTCCGCGAACTTGTCGCGGCCGCGCGGACGGTCATCCCCGACGCGGCCATCACCACCGACGTCATCGCGGGCTTCCCCGGCGAGACCGACGCGGAGTTCGCGGAGACGCTGGACTTCGTCCGCGAGATGGACTTCGCGGGCGGGCACGTCTTCACGTATTCGCCGCGTCCCGGCACGGCGGCCGCGAAGATGAAGGGGCAGATCCGCCCCGAGGTCAGGAAGAAGCGGAACGCCATTTTGCGGGAGGCGCTCGAAGCGTCGTCCAAAGCCTATCGGCGGAGATTCGTCGGGCGGAAAATGTCCGTGCTGTGGGAGTCCGTCGTCGAATTGGACGAATGGGGCTGGCAGATGGAGGGGCTGACGGGAAATTATCTGCGCGTGCGCGCCGCGTCCCCGTCGCCGAGGTGGAACGAGGTGGACGAAGTGGAGTTGACGGAGGCCGCGGAGGCGGGGATGGGGGGAGTGATTGGCGATTAG
- a CDS encoding bifunctional methylenetetrahydrofolate dehydrogenase/methenyltetrahydrofolate cyclohydrolase translates to MTAEIIDGTAIALKVRNEVKEKVAARIAAGKSQPALATVLVGERIDSATYVSMKQKACAELGMTSHHKPLPADVSQEELEKLIRELNADPKVNGILVQLPLPSHLDEERVLQLISIEKDVDGFSPINLGRLAQKGREPLFVPCTPYGCIYLLKEAGVTIKGANAVVLGRSNIVGMPAALLLVKEDATVTVVHSRTKDIPAVLKNADIIIAAIGRAQMVRGDWIKPGAAVIDVGINGIPVLDEKGNPVISEKTGKPKQKLVGDVNYDEAKEVAGYITPVPGGVGPMTIAMLMANTLRAAEIQDK, encoded by the coding sequence ATGACCGCTGAGATCATTGATGGAACCGCCATTGCGCTGAAAGTCCGCAACGAAGTGAAGGAGAAAGTGGCGGCGCGCATCGCGGCGGGCAAGTCCCAGCCCGCGCTGGCGACCGTGCTGGTGGGCGAGCGCATCGACTCGGCCACCTACGTCAGCATGAAGCAGAAGGCCTGCGCCGAGTTGGGGATGACTTCCCACCATAAACCGCTGCCCGCCGACGTCTCGCAGGAGGAGTTGGAGAAACTCATCAGGGAGTTGAACGCCGACCCAAAGGTGAACGGGATTTTGGTGCAACTGCCCCTCCCCTCGCATTTGGACGAGGAACGCGTCCTGCAACTCATCAGCATCGAAAAGGACGTGGACGGCTTCTCGCCCATCAACCTCGGACGCCTCGCCCAAAAGGGACGCGAGCCGCTGTTCGTCCCCTGCACCCCGTACGGATGTATATATTTATTGAAGGAAGCCGGCGTGACGATCAAAGGCGCCAACGCGGTGGTGCTGGGACGCTCGAACATCGTCGGCATGCCGGCCGCGCTGCTGCTCGTCAAGGAGGACGCGACGGTGACGGTGGTCCACTCGCGGACGAAGGACATCCCCGCGGTCTTGAAGAACGCGGACATCATCATCGCGGCCATCGGCCGCGCCCAAATGGTGCGCGGCGACTGGATCAAGCCCGGCGCGGCCGTCATTGACGTGGGCATCAACGGCATCCCCGTGCTGGACGAGAAGGGCAACCCGGTCATCAGCGAGAAGACCGGCAAGCCGAAGCAGAAACTCGTCGGCGACGTGAACTACGACGAGGCCAAAGAAGTGGCGGGCTACATCACCCCCGTCCCCGGCGGAGTCGGTCCCATGACGATCGCCATGTTGATGGCAAACACGCTGCGCGCGGCGGAGATTCAGGATAAGTAG
- a CDS encoding four helix bundle protein, which yields MAYQQLKGFRDLKVYQLAYKLAMDIFRESKSFPKDEKYSLTDQMRRSSRSIAANIAEGFRKRQYPKMFLSKLADADGETAETQVWLDFALDCEYLSKEEHDELLSQYEEIGRMLGAMMSMPEKFIPANLRGK from the coding sequence ATGGCGTATCAGCAATTGAAGGGTTTTCGAGATTTGAAAGTGTATCAATTGGCGTATAAGCTGGCGATGGATATATTTCGAGAAAGTAAGAGTTTCCCAAAAGATGAAAAGTATTCGCTGACCGATCAGATGCGCCGTTCATCTCGAAGTATTGCCGCGAATATCGCGGAGGGATTTCGCAAGCGGCAATATCCGAAGATGTTTCTCAGTAAACTCGCCGATGCGGACGGCGAAACCGCCGAGACGCAAGTTTGGCTGGACTTTGCCCTCGACTGCGAGTATCTCTCCAAAGAAGAGCACGATGAACTCTTGAGCCAATATGAAGAGATCGGCAGGATGCTCGGAGCGATGATGTCCATGCCCGAGAAATTTATCCCTGCCAACCTGCGCGGCAAATAA
- a CDS encoding ABC-2 family transporter codes for MLKTILIGLKDLRVIFRDRAALVFMLLAPFLLTVGMGFVTGRFSGSSNSGLADIPVIIVNLDNAELGNALVDVFHSEDLAELVAPAETSNPEAARRLIDENKAAAAVIIPEGFTRSVIPAEGTMTDPNFAEADPVLIEVYVNPAMPTSAGVIKAIVDEFVSRIDEGRVSGMTAIFQMLITGVITPQQAETEGRALFKNMDEDQPAAITLKTDDEGAQAAEFDVLAYMAPAMALMFLMYTVSYGGRSILAERAQGTLPRLLVSPTSPAQILGGKVFGIYLTGVAQVGILILASAVFFRVKWGDPLGIAALTLAAVFGATGWGLIVTALARTPAQVANVGSAIMLIFGILGGSFLDLGMMPPAIQLVSKITPNAWALDGFVTLALGGGLAQLARPITALLVMGAVLFAVSVALFGKKNLAQK; via the coding sequence ATGCTCAAAACCATTCTCATTGGTCTCAAAGACCTGCGCGTCATCTTCCGCGACCGCGCCGCGTTGGTGTTCATGCTCCTCGCGCCGTTCCTGCTCACCGTCGGCATGGGATTTGTCACCGGGCGGTTCAGCGGAAGCAGTAACAGCGGACTCGCCGACATCCCCGTCATCATCGTCAATTTGGATAACGCCGAACTGGGCAACGCGCTGGTGGACGTCTTCCATTCGGAGGATTTGGCCGAATTGGTCGCGCCCGCCGAAACGTCGAACCCCGAAGCGGCGCGCCGGTTAATTGACGAGAACAAAGCCGCGGCCGCGGTCATCATCCCCGAAGGATTCACGCGCTCGGTCATCCCCGCCGAAGGGACGATGACCGATCCCAACTTCGCCGAAGCGGACCCCGTCCTGATCGAGGTCTACGTCAACCCAGCCATGCCTACCAGCGCGGGCGTGATCAAAGCCATCGTGGACGAATTCGTCAGCCGCATTGACGAGGGGCGCGTCAGCGGTATGACCGCTATCTTCCAGATGTTGATAACGGGCGTCATCACCCCGCAACAGGCCGAGACGGAGGGCCGCGCTCTCTTCAAAAACATGGACGAAGACCAGCCCGCGGCCATCACGCTCAAGACGGACGACGAGGGCGCGCAGGCTGCGGAGTTCGACGTCCTCGCGTATATGGCGCCCGCCATGGCGTTGATGTTCCTGATGTACACCGTCAGTTACGGCGGACGCTCGATCCTCGCCGAACGCGCCCAGGGGACCCTGCCGCGCCTGCTCGTCTCGCCGACATCCCCCGCGCAGATCCTGGGCGGCAAGGTCTTCGGCATCTACTTGACAGGCGTCGCGCAAGTCGGGATTTTGATCCTTGCCAGCGCGGTATTCTTCCGCGTGAAGTGGGGCGACCCGCTTGGGATCGCCGCGCTGACCCTCGCGGCGGTCTTCGGCGCGACGGGCTGGGGACTTATCGTCACCGCGTTGGCGCGCACGCCCGCGCAGGTGGCGAACGTCGGGTCGGCGATCATGCTCATCTTCGGCATCCTCGGCGGCAGTTTCCTCGATTTGGGGATGATGCCGCCCGCCATTCAACTCGTCAGCAAGATCACGCCGAACGCCTGGGCGCTGGACGGGTTCGTCACGCTCGCCCTCGGCGGCGGGCTGGCGCAACTCGCCCGGCCGATCACGGCTTTGCTCGTCATGGGCGCGGTCTTGTTCGCCGTCTCGGTGGCGCTCTTCGGAAAGAAGAACCTGGCGCAAAAATAA
- a CDS encoding export ABC transporter ATP-binding protein, with protein MPPILEVKDLHKNYGDFAAVKGVTFDIQEGEIFSLLGPNGAGKTTTISMLSTLYAPTAGDAVIAGHSVTRDPMAVRNAIGVVPQDIALYEDLTAHENLVFWGQMYGLGGKTLRARVDEVLEQIGLADKAKNRVKTYSGGMKRRVNIGVGLLHKPRLLFMDEPTVGIDPQSRRAILDTVKDLNQKGMTVLYTTHYMEEAQELSDRVGIIDHGELIALGTQKELTRQVGETETLILHLGENDDPEALVKSLEGVKEIIKAQSTDHEVSVIAREAEEALAPVVAKANERGVKIHSIDIREPNLEAVFLHLTGRALRD; from the coding sequence ATGCCGCCCATTCTCGAAGTGAAAGATCTTCACAAAAACTATGGCGATTTTGCCGCCGTCAAAGGCGTCACTTTTGACATCCAGGAGGGGGAGATCTTCAGCCTGCTCGGGCCGAACGGCGCGGGCAAGACGACGACCATTTCCATGCTCTCGACTCTCTACGCGCCCACCGCAGGCGACGCGGTCATCGCGGGCCATTCGGTCACGCGCGACCCGATGGCGGTCCGCAACGCGATCGGCGTGGTGCCGCAGGACATCGCCCTCTACGAAGACCTGACCGCCCACGAAAACCTCGTCTTCTGGGGACAGATGTACGGCCTCGGCGGAAAGACGCTCCGCGCCCGCGTGGACGAAGTCCTCGAGCAGATCGGCCTCGCCGACAAGGCGAAGAACCGCGTCAAAACCTATTCGGGCGGGATGAAGCGGCGCGTCAACATCGGCGTGGGACTGCTCCATAAACCGCGCCTCCTCTTCATGGACGAACCCACCGTCGGCATTGACCCGCAGTCGCGCCGCGCCATCCTCGACACGGTCAAAGACCTGAACCAGAAAGGCATGACCGTCCTCTACACCACACATTACATGGAAGAGGCCCAGGAACTCTCCGACCGCGTCGGCATTATTGACCACGGCGAGTTGATCGCCCTCGGCACGCAGAAAGAACTCACGCGGCAGGTCGGCGAGACTGAAACCCTGATCCTCCACCTCGGCGAAAACGACGACCCCGAAGCGTTGGTGAAGTCCCTCGAGGGCGTCAAGGAAATCATTAAAGCCCAATCCACCGACCACGAAGTCTCGGTCATCGCGCGCGAAGCGGAGGAGGCGCTGGCGCCCGTCGTCGCCAAGGCCAACGAGCGCGGCGTCAAGATCCACTCGATTGACATCCGCGAGCCGAACCTCGAAGCGGTGTTTCTCCATTTGACGGGACGGGCCCTCAGGGATTAG
- a CDS encoding peptidylprolyl isomerase gives MTATKVTSGQVVSMQYTLRVDGKVVDSSEEGDPLEYLYGAANIIPGLEREMEGMAVGESRTVIVSPLDGYGEVDEEAFIEAPRSEFPDDMPIKPGVEMELTGPDGHPMYARIERVEGETVTLNMNHPLAGAELHFDVKVVGLRDATEEEMDHGHAHGAHQH, from the coding sequence ATGACAGCGACGAAAGTGACAAGCGGCCAGGTGGTTTCAATGCAATACACCCTGCGCGTGGACGGCAAGGTGGTGGATTCTTCCGAGGAAGGCGACCCGCTGGAGTATTTATACGGCGCGGCGAACATCATCCCCGGGCTGGAGCGCGAGATGGAAGGGATGGCCGTGGGCGAGAGCAGGACGGTGATCGTCTCGCCCCTGGACGGGTACGGCGAGGTGGACGAAGAGGCCTTCATCGAGGCGCCGCGCAGCGAGTTTCCCGACGATATGCCGATCAAACCCGGCGTCGAGATGGAATTGACGGGTCCCGACGGGCATCCGATGTATGCCCGCATCGAACGCGTGGAAGGCGAGACGGTGACGCTCAACATGAACCATCCCCTCGCGGGCGCGGAACTGCACTTCGACGTGAAGGTGGTCGGACTGCGCGACGCGACGGAGGAGGAGATGGATCACGGTCACGCGCACGGAGCGCATCAGCATTAG